ACTATGAGCCCTTACCTGTTTTAACCGATCCTTTAAAAGCGTTAGAGCCCGACGCGCCGCTGATTCATCCCGATCAAAAATCCAATCTAATTGTTCATCATCGGGTGCGCAAGGGAAATATTGAAAAAGGATTTGAAGAAAGCGACCATGTTCTGGAGCAGACCTACACAACGCCCTTCATCGAGCACGCCTACATTGAACCGGAAGCCGTAATTGCCATCCCCCGCGAAGGCAACAAAGGCATTCACATTATTGGCAGTATTCAAAATCTTTATACCACGCGCAAAGTAGTGGCCGCCGTTCTGGGCTGGCCGCTGGCAAAGGTACGCGTTCAGCAGGCGGAACTGGGCGGGTCGTTTGGCGGTAAAGACGACATCATGAATATTCTGGCCTCTCGTGCCGCTGTGGCGGCTCTAAAAACCGGAAAGCCCGTAAAAATTCGTTACACGCGCGAAGACTCCATTCTGGAATCCTACAAACGACACGCCTATTACATGCGCTACAAGGTGGGCTTTACCAAACAGGGTAAAATAAAAGCGATGAAGATCGATATTGTGGCCGATGGCGGCGCCTACTCTTCTATGACGCCCTTTGTCACCTGGCGCTCCGTGGTACAGGCCACCGGACCTTACGAGGTGGAAAATGTGTGGACCGATGTTCGCGGCGTGTACACCAACAATCCGTATGCCGGCGCCATGCGCGGCTTTGGCTCGCCACAGCCTATCTTTGCCCAGGAATCCATTATGGATGAAATCGCCATTCAACTGGGCAAACGGCCTGATGAAATCCGCGAAATTAACGGCTTTAAAGCAGGATCTGTAACCGCCACCGGACACCAATTGCTCGACCACGATGTTAATCTTTTAACCGTTCTAAAAACAGCCGTAGAAAAAAGCGATTTTTCTCGTAAATGGCAAAAATACCAGCAGCAAAACAAACGCCTGGCGCCCATGGTTTCGGCCGGTATTGCCGCCAATCCCCAGAATCTGGTGCTTGGCAAAAGCGATTTGTTAGAACCGGAAGCGCAATTGCGTAAAGGGATTGGGCTGGCCGTCAGCTTCAGAGGTTGTTCGCTGGGCGCGGAAGGCATTGATGCGGTGGCCGCCTATTTGCTTTTGCAGCAGGATGGCTCTGCCCTGCTGCTTTCCGGTCTGGCCGAAAACGGTCAGGGAATGCGTACCACCTACGCTATTGTTGCTGCGGAGGTGTTGGGTATTGATCCGCAGGATATTTATTATCTGGATCAGGATACGCACCATGTGGGCGATAGCGGCCCAACGGTGGCTTCACGTGCGACCTTAATGGGCGGAGGCGCCACCAAAGCCGCCGCCGAAATTTTACGCCGTCGTCTGGAAGACGCCCTGCGCAAAAAATGGAATTTAACAAAAGACACCGAATTCATTTTTAAAGATCGCATCGTACGCGTAAAAGACGATCCGGATCGCGCCATGCCCTTTAGCGAGGTGTGTAATCTGGCTTATTCGCAGGGCGTCAATCTTTCTGCCATCGGCTGGTACGCCGGCCCTGAAGTTCACTGGGACGAGGAGTTCGGCCAGGGGCCGGCCTATTTTACCTATGTGTACGGTTGTCATGTGGCCGAGGTAACGGTTAATATGATTACCGGAGAGGTGTATGTGGATCGCGTGGTTGCCGTTCATGATCCCGGCACCGTTATTAACCTTCTGGGCGCACAGGGACAGGTTTACGGCGGCGTAACCCAGGGAGCCGGTTATGGTTTATGGGAAGAGATCAGCGTGGACGAAGGGTTCATTCGTGAACTGAACTTCGATCAATATTTAATTCCCACCAGCAAAGATATCGGGCCCATTGAACCGATCTTTGTTCAGGGCAACGATCCACACGGGGCGTGGGGCGCAAAATCACTGGGCGAACCAACCCTGGAACTGACGGCGGCAGCCATTGCCAACGCCGTGCGCAATGCCACAGGTAAACGATTTTTCCATCTGCCCCTCAATCTGGAAGAGATTCTATTGGAACACAAACTTTATCCCTGGTCTAAAAAACGAGGTAGTGTGTGATGATTCCTGAAATTGAATATTATAAAGCACAAAATTTAAAGGAAACACTGGAAGCGCTGGATCATTTCAACAGTGAGGCCCGCCTGATTGCCGGTGGAACGGACATTATTCCCGGCTTCCACATCAATTCCAGCCGTTTTCGCGACATTCATGTTTTAATCGATATTTCACAGGTGCCGGAACTAACCAACATCGAGTGGCAGGACGACGGTCTGCACATTGGCGGCGCGGCCACCTTTACTTCGATTGTCGAAAACAGCATCATTCAAGAAAAATACCCGCTGCTTGTCGCCTCCGCCGCACAAATAGGAAGCGTTCAAATACGTAATCGAGCTACCATTGCTGGTAACTTTGTGAACAACGCGCCCTGTGCCGATTCCGTTCCTCCCTTGCTGGTGTATGATGCGCAAATCGTAGTTCAATCTCTTAAGGAAACACGACGCCTGCCCCTGGCTGATTTTTTGCTGAAACCTTACAAAACTCAATTGCAACCGCAGGAAGTGGTAAAAGAAATCATTTTACCTGAATTGTTAGATGATTACAGGGGTGAGTTTTACAAGCTGGGGCGCCGCAGAGGCGTTTCCATCAGCCGCATTACGCTGGCCGTGCTCTTGCGGCTGGAAGGCAACATCATTAGCGATATGCGTATTGCCTCTGGCGCTGTAACGCCCATCGGTAAACGCTTTCCGGAACTTGAAAATCTGGCAAAAGGCAAACCGGCCGAAGAAGAATTTTTAAGAGAACTGGCTGTTTCGCTGGGCCGGCAGGTACTGGATATTACCGGATTACGCTGGTCTTCGGCCTATAAATTGCCCGTATTGCAACAAGCGTTTTTTAATATGATGCTTAAAATAATCTCAGGCAACAATTGAACTTTATTTATGTAACGAGGGCAAAATGAAGAAAATTAAAATAGAATTCACCGTAAACGGACAAAAGGTTCAAGTTTTTACTTCAGCCAATCGGCGTTTGTTGGATGTTTTGCGCGATGAGCTTGGTCTTACGGGCACCAAAGAGGGGTGCTCGGTGGGAGAATGCGGCGCGTGTACCATCATCATGAATGGGCAGGCCGTTCATTCCTGCCTGATTTTAGCGCCGCAGGCCCGTGGCGCAGAAATTATCACCGTGGAAGGGCTGGCCGAAGGCCAAACGCTCCATCCTTTGCAAAAGAACTTTCTGGAATACGGGGCTGTCCAGTGCGGCTTTTGTATTCCCGGCATGCTCATGTCTTCTTACGCGCTTTTAAAGAAAAATCCTCAGCCCGATGAGGAGACCATTAAAGAAGCCATCGCCGGGAATCTTTGCCGCTGCACCGGTTACAAGCAGATCATTCAGGCCATTGAGGCTACCGCAGAAGAAATGCAAGAGGAAAAAGGTTAAAGTTGTAAAAGTTTAGAGTTGCGGTGGTTACGCTCCCCTTCGACTTAGCTCAGGGCAAGCATTTGACTGCGCTCCCTTCGGCTACGCTCCCTTCGACTGCGCTCAGGGAGCGGGAGTATGGTTGCTGAGCGAAGTTGAAAAGCAGTTGCTGAGAGTAGTCAAAAATCGGTTGCTGAGCGTAGTCGAAGCAACCGTTGATTTTGAAGAACCTTCCATCGATTTCGCTCCCCTTTTTCACCGCTCCCTTCGGCTACGCTCAGGGAGCGGGAGTGCGGTTGCTGAGCGTAGTTGAAAAGCAGTTGCTGAGTACAGTCTAAAATCGGTTGCTGAGCGTAGTCGAAGCAACCGTTGATTGTGAAAGACCTTCCATCGATTTCGCTCCCCTTTTTCACCGCTCCCTTCGGCTACGCTCAGGGAGCGGGAGTACGGTTGCTGAGCGTAGCCGAAAATCGGTTGCTGAGTGAAGTTGAAAATCGGTTGCTGAGCGTAGTCGAAGCAACCGTTGATTTGTGAAAGACCTTCCATCGATTTCGCTCCCCTTCTTCACCGCTCCCTTCGACTACGCTCAGGGAGCGGGACATTGGTTGAGCGAAGTCTAACCCTTCAGCAAATATGGGTGCTTTAAAGCCACTTCCCGCAGGACAGCCAGAAAGCGATCAAAATATTCATCTTTTTGCTTCCAGTCCGCTTTAAGCAACTCCCCTTTTTGATCCAGCACAATTTCACCGTTTTGCCCCTTCAGACGCGCGGCAAAGCTCAACGTTCCGTTGCGCTGGCGCAGCCAGAAACCCTCGTTTTTACTGTCTTCAAAATCTTCTTTGGTCCAGAATACGGTAATTTTGTCTTTGTAAGGCTTACCCTGGTAGGGACAAAAGGTCTCGCAATTGCCGCACTCATTACAAAAGCCATCAATGTGTAAAATCTGAGCGACATCCGTAAACGAGTCGTTTCCACCATCCGCTACAGGAAGCGCCATGTTGGCTCTGTTCGGACACACCTCCACGCATTTGTCGCATACAAAATTACAACTTAAACAGCGTGCGGCTTCCTGCGCTGGATCGGTTTGCAGGGCAACAACCATTCCTTTACGTTGTAAAAGATCGGCTTTCAGTTTCGATCGATCGATTAGCGTTTTAAGATCGGCGGCGGCAGTCGGTTTTTGTTGCTCTTTCAAGGCAATCAATTCGGCCGCTTTTTTGCCATCGGCAATGGATTCCACCACGGTGGAGGGACCGCGCAGAGCGTCTCCGCCTATAAAAACATTTTGTACGTTGGTTTCAACAATAACTTCTTCATTCTGCGTTTTTTTCAGAACAATGCCATTGTCTTTTAAAAACTGCTCATCCACCTGTTCGCCAATGGCTGTGATCACTGCATCAACGTTCAATTCTTCGAAGGCGTTTTCAATGGCTTTTACGCTTCGCCGTCCGTCTTCATCAATTTGGCCCAGAACCATCTTCTGGCAGGTTAGCCTCCCTTTTTCAAAACCAACCGGCAACAACAGCTCTTTAAAAATCACACCGTCTTTTAAGGCGGCTTCCAGTTCTTCTCGATCAGCCGGCATAAACTCTCTGGTTCGGCGGTAAACAATATAAACCTGCTCCACCCCGCTCAGGCGTTTAGCTGCGCGGGCGGCGTCCATGGCCGAATTTCCTCCGCCGATCACGGCCACTTTTTTACCTAATTGTAAGGTCTTTTTTTGTTTAAAATGGTGTAAAAATTCAAGCGCGTCGATGACAGGGCCGTTTTCCGGATGCAGGGACAATTTGCGCGATTTTCCGGCGCCAATGGCTAAAAATACGTATTTAAATCCCCGCTCTTTTAAGTTTATAACCGTAATATTCCGCGCTCCAAATTGAAAGTTTACGCCGTATTTTTCAACCAGTTCAACATCACGATCGATGGCATACTGCGGCAGACGAAAATCGGGAATGGTATTTTGCACCACACCGCCGGCCTTTTCTTCTTTTTCAAAAACAGTCACCTCGAATCCGCTGCGCGCCAGAAAATAGGCGGCCGAAAGACCGGCCGGTCCGGCGCCTACAATCGCCGCCTTAATACCATTGGTCTGCTTCGGCGCTAAAGTTTTCCCGTAATTTTTAATGAAGGTTTCCCATGAATTTTCGGCGGCCACTTTTTTCATCTCGCGGATGTACACCGGATCCTCGTAATCCCAGCGTGTGCAATGGTACATGCATTGATGATCGCAAATGTAACCGGTTATGTGCGGTAAAGGATTGGTCTCGATAATCACCTTAAAGGCATCCAGGTACCGTTCCTCTTCCACCAGGCGAATGTATTCGGCCACATCCTGATGAATGGGACAGGCCTCCCGGCAAGGCGACAGATAGCAGTCAAAAACAGGCAGCGCTTTTTTTATTTTAATACTGTCCACTTCCCTGCGTGCTTTGCGATAATAGTTGTCTTGCAGTGCGCTGGCAGCCAGAGCGTTCAATTTTTGGAGATTGATTTGACCGGCCTGCGTCCATTCCGGCCAGGAGTGCGCATCCACCTCTTCAGCCATCTGAAACAGGCGCGCGTAACCGCCGGGTTTTAACAAATCGGTTACCATGGTTACCGGAAAGATTCCCGTTTCCAGAATATCTCGTACATTGTAAATGGAAGCGCCGCCGGAAAACGAGATATTGATCTTGCCGTCCAAATCGGTTGCCAGACGGCCGGCCAGATTGATGGTTAAGGGGAAAAGAGCCCGTCCGGACATGTACATTTCGTCGCCAGGCAAACGTCCCAGTTTATTCTTTGTGCCCAGCGTATTGGAAAGCTTAATCCCAAAAACCCTGCCCTGTTCAGCGGCAATATGCTGCAGGCGTCGGATCATGGGAAGGGCGTCGGCGTATTGCAAGTCGTGTTCAAAAGCTGATCGATCCAGTTCGATGTAGCGGTAACCCAGGTTGTTCAATATTTTTTGCACGCCTTCAAAGCCCAACAAAGTCGGATTTAATTTGACGTAGGTGTGCAATTTTTTTTCGGATAACAAATAAGAACAAATTGCTTCGATTTCCTGCGGCGGGCAGCCGTGCATGGTCGAAACGGTTACCGAATTGGTAATTTGCGGTGAAATAGTTTCAAGCGTTTCTACAACGTGTTCTAAAACGACACGATCGCCTTGCGGAGACAGGGCGATTAGTTTTTCGGCAATCCCCTGTTTCTTTAACCAGATTAGCATCTGCTTTTTATAGTCGTTAAACGTTTCAGATTTAGAGGCATCGATTAAGTGATTAATGAAGCGATCCATCTTTGGACTTTGAATGCCCTTTAGATCGTACCCTACGCTCATGTTAAAAATAAAAGCCGGAGAAACAGCAGCCTGATCATTGAAAACAGCCTGGAGCAAATGCAGGGCAAACCATGCTTTCACATATTCATCGAACGATTGCTCCAGCTGCAATTCCTGCGACCATTCCACATTGTAGCCTTCGTCCTGCGCTTCGATGCAGGGACGCGGAATTTGCAATTGATCCAATTTTTGCACCGTTTTTAATTCAAAGAAGCGTCCCCCTGCCAGATAAGCGACCACGATATTTTGCGCCATCTGTGTGTGAGGACCGGCCGCGGGTCCCAGGGGTGTTTCGAGCGTATGTTCAAACAGTTTTATCCGCCTGTCGTTGTGTTTAAAA
This sequence is a window from Caldithrix abyssi DSM 13497. Protein-coding genes within it:
- the ygfK gene encoding putative selenate reductase subunit YgfK, whose amino-acid sequence is MMSDVMRPIPFEEFLNWLIDEFAKKRTIFSYPAEKFFFKHNDRRIKLFEHTLETPLGPAAGPHTQMAQNIVVAYLAGGRFFELKTVQKLDQLQIPRPCIEAQDEGYNVEWSQELQLEQSFDEYVKAWFALHLLQAVFNDQAAVSPAFIFNMSVGYDLKGIQSPKMDRFINHLIDASKSETFNDYKKQMLIWLKKQGIAEKLIALSPQGDRVVLEHVVETLETISPQITNSVTVSTMHGCPPQEIEAICSYLLSEKKLHTYVKLNPTLLGFEGVQKILNNLGYRYIELDRSAFEHDLQYADALPMIRRLQHIAAEQGRVFGIKLSNTLGTKNKLGRLPGDEMYMSGRALFPLTINLAGRLATDLDGKINISFSGGASIYNVRDILETGIFPVTMVTDLLKPGGYARLFQMAEEVDAHSWPEWTQAGQINLQKLNALAASALQDNYYRKARREVDSIKIKKALPVFDCYLSPCREACPIHQDVAEYIRLVEEERYLDAFKVIIETNPLPHITGYICDHQCMYHCTRWDYEDPVYIREMKKVAAENSWETFIKNYGKTLAPKQTNGIKAAIVGAGPAGLSAAYFLARSGFEVTVFEKEEKAGGVVQNTIPDFRLPQYAIDRDVELVEKYGVNFQFGARNITVINLKERGFKYVFLAIGAGKSRKLSLHPENGPVIDALEFLHHFKQKKTLQLGKKVAVIGGGNSAMDAARAAKRLSGVEQVYIVYRRTREFMPADREELEAALKDGVIFKELLLPVGFEKGRLTCQKMVLGQIDEDGRRSVKAIENAFEELNVDAVITAIGEQVDEQFLKDNGIVLKKTQNEEVIVETNVQNVFIGGDALRGPSTVVESIADGKKAAELIALKEQQKPTAAADLKTLIDRSKLKADLLQRKGMVVALQTDPAQEAARCLSCNFVCDKCVEVCPNRANMALPVADGGNDSFTDVAQILHIDGFCNECGNCETFCPYQGKPYKDKITVFWTKEDFEDSKNEGFWLRQRNGTLSFAARLKGQNGEIVLDQKGELLKADWKQKDEYFDRFLAVLREVALKHPYLLKG
- a CDS encoding (2Fe-2S)-binding protein, which codes for MKKIKIEFTVNGQKVQVFTSANRRLLDVLRDELGLTGTKEGCSVGECGACTIIMNGQAVHSCLILAPQARGAEIITVEGLAEGQTLHPLQKNFLEYGAVQCGFCIPGMLMSSYALLKKNPQPDEETIKEAIAGNLCRCTGYKQIIQAIEATAEEMQEEKG
- a CDS encoding FAD binding domain-containing protein codes for the protein MIPEIEYYKAQNLKETLEALDHFNSEARLIAGGTDIIPGFHINSSRFRDIHVLIDISQVPELTNIEWQDDGLHIGGAATFTSIVENSIIQEKYPLLVASAAQIGSVQIRNRATIAGNFVNNAPCADSVPPLLVYDAQIVVQSLKETRRLPLADFLLKPYKTQLQPQEVVKEIILPELLDDYRGEFYKLGRRRGVSISRITLAVLLRLEGNIISDMRIASGAVTPIGKRFPELENLAKGKPAEEEFLRELAVSLGRQVLDITGLRWSSAYKLPVLQQAFFNMMLKIISGNN
- a CDS encoding xanthine dehydrogenase family protein molybdopterin-binding subunit translates to MKRDFSIVGKPVVRLDGLEKVTGQAKFADDYNVPGQLFGVMVRVPVAHARIRSIDFSSVENDPSIVTICAAKDVPGARKVGAIKQDQPIFCDEKIVTPGDVVAMLVGPSEEALLTLRDKVKVDYEPLPVLTDPLKALEPDAPLIHPDQKSNLIVHHRVRKGNIEKGFEESDHVLEQTYTTPFIEHAYIEPEAVIAIPREGNKGIHIIGSIQNLYTTRKVVAAVLGWPLAKVRVQQAELGGSFGGKDDIMNILASRAAVAALKTGKPVKIRYTREDSILESYKRHAYYMRYKVGFTKQGKIKAMKIDIVADGGAYSSMTPFVTWRSVVQATGPYEVENVWTDVRGVYTNNPYAGAMRGFGSPQPIFAQESIMDEIAIQLGKRPDEIREINGFKAGSVTATGHQLLDHDVNLLTVLKTAVEKSDFSRKWQKYQQQNKRLAPMVSAGIAANPQNLVLGKSDLLEPEAQLRKGIGLAVSFRGCSLGAEGIDAVAAYLLLQQDGSALLLSGLAENGQGMRTTYAIVAAEVLGIDPQDIYYLDQDTHHVGDSGPTVASRATLMGGGATKAAAEILRRRLEDALRKKWNLTKDTEFIFKDRIVRVKDDPDRAMPFSEVCNLAYSQGVNLSAIGWYAGPEVHWDEEFGQGPAYFTYVYGCHVAEVTVNMITGEVYVDRVVAVHDPGTVINLLGAQGQVYGGVTQGAGYGLWEEISVDEGFIRELNFDQYLIPTSKDIGPIEPIFVQGNDPHGAWGAKSLGEPTLELTAAAIANAVRNATGKRFFHLPLNLEEILLEHKLYPWSKKRGSV